ACTTCTTCAATTTTCCCTAACTTTTCATCTAGTGTTTTCATCTTATTCCCCCAAAAAAACTCTTAAATACGGATTCAAATCCTTGCTTTTCATTTCTTTTTCTAAATTTATATCTAAAATAGGTTTTTTAATTACATATAAATTCTTTTCTTCTACTATTAGGTTTGCTTCTTTTAAATATGTTCTGTAAGCTCCTGCCAATCTTTTCTTGGTCTGTGATGTAAGGTTTGCAACTTTTTCATTTTGTTCAGATTTATTCTTAAGAAATATTCTGATATCACTATTATCAAATTTTAAATTTCCTATTATAATTTTTTCCCTATATACTTCATACATATATTCGAAAAATAATCTATCTGTTATCATTATCCCTAAAATGTTTAATATCTTCTGATCTGAAACTGGTAGATTAGTAAACATAGTATATACATCTTTAGGCAAGGCTTTAGTCCGTTTAGATACTTCATTTATCATTTTTTTACCATAGTCCTCTGATGGGGCTAATAAAATATTTTCATTTTCTTGCATCTTTTTTATTTCCTTGTCATTAAATCCTTCAGTTAATAAATTATTATATTTTTTAAATTCTTGAAACCAAAATCCTTTGCTTACGGCACCAGCACTATATTTTAGACTATTTACTCCACTGGTCTTCATCTATATCCTCCTCATGTATAACAAATCTTAACCAACTCTTTTTGGTAAGTCAATTATGACTTCTACACTATAATTATAGCCTATGACCTATGAATCCTCAATAGCCATACCAGCTTATAGAAGATATTAAAGATTAAGTACATAAAAACTCTTCTGGTTTTATACTAACCAAAAGAGTTTTTATTAGTAATATAAAATAGTTTATTACTAAGCGAGTAGTATTAGACTAATTTTTTATTAGAACTGATACCTAAATTATCTAATAAGTCATTTTTGTATTACTCATTTAAAACTCCCTCTATCGATATTTCTTGATCATATTCTGGTATCCATACTGTGCCATCTGTCATATGAACTCTTTGTAGGACTACTTTTATTTTAGTTGTATTTTCATAACCATGTAAAGTCCATCGCCAATCATAGCCAAAGGTTTCTCCAGGAGCTACTTTATTCTGAGACACTCCCTGATATCTATTGTTTTTATACAAATAATGATTAACTGGCTCATCATACCTATCATAACAATAGAAAACCATATCATAAGCATCCACAGTTTTATTAGATGTATTT
This is a stretch of genomic DNA from Tissierellales bacterium. It encodes these proteins:
- a CDS encoding DUF1819 family protein; translated protein: MKTSGVNSLKYSAGAVSKGFWFQEFKKYNNLLTEGFNDKEIKKMQENENILLAPSEDYGKKMINEVSKRTKALPKDVYTMFTNLPVSDQKILNILGIMITDRLFFEYMYEVYREKIIIGNLKFDNSDIRIFLKNKSEQNEKVANLTSQTKKRLAGAYRTYLKEANLIVEEKNLYVIKKPILDINLEKEMKSKDLNPYLRVFLGE